The segment GCCGATCGCGTACTGCCGAGTTTTTCGGCTACGCTGTCGACCGCCACGCTGCGTTCGTTGATGTCGCTTGGCGTCGATGTGCGCCTCGGCGCGCGGGTCGAGGCCATCGACGAAGGTGGCGTCATGGTCAGCGGCAGCCGCATTCCGGCGCGCACGGTGATGTGGGCCGCCGGCGTCGCCGCGTCGCCCGCCGCCGAATGGCTGGGTGCCGAGCGCGATCGCGCCGGTCGGGTCAAGGTGGCGTCAGATCTGTCGGTACCCGGCCACACCAACGTCTATGCCATCGGCGATACCGCCGCCAGCGAGGCCTGGAACGGTCAGGCCGTACCCGGGCTGGCGCCGGCCGCCAAGCAGGGCGGCGCCTATGTAGCCAGACTCATCGACGCCAGAGTGCGCGGTCGGCCAGTGCCCAAGCCCTTCCGCTACACCCATATGGGCAGCCTCGCCACCATCGGCCGCAAGTCGGCAGTGGTCGAGTACGGGCCCTTCAAACTCACCGGCCCGCTGGCCTGGTGGTTCTGGGGTGCCATCCACGTGCTGTTTCTGGCCAGCTTGCGCAGTCGCATCGCAGTAGCGGTGGAATGGATGTGGGCCTACCTGACCTTCCGCCGCAGCACGCGCTTGATTACCGGCAAGCTGGAGTAGTGCT is part of the Rhodanobacteraceae bacterium genome and harbors:
- a CDS encoding FAD-dependent oxidoreductase; its protein translation is ADRVLPSFSATLSTATLRSLMSLGVDVRLGARVEAIDEGGVMVSGSRIPARTVMWAAGVAASPAAEWLGAERDRAGRVKVASDLSVPGHTNVYAIGDTAASEAWNGQAVPGLAPAAKQGGAYVARLIDARVRGRPVPKPFRYTHMGSLATIGRKSAVVEYGPFKLTGPLAWWFWGAIHVLFLASLRSRIAVAVEWMWAYLTFRRSTRLITGKLE